In Nonlabens agnitus, the DNA window GCACAGATGAGATCGACAACATAGAGGTATTTATTGATAAATAAAAAGGGATTGTGAATGAGTTCGCTTTCGCGAAAGCGAAATAAAAAATCATCTTCACAACCATTGAGGTATGAGAACAAGAATCACATCAATGATCGCAATGCTGTTGCTGCTCGCAATGGGTTGTAAGGATGTGGCTCCAAATCAAATACCAGTAACAGAAGAGAAGTCAATGACAGCAAGTGATATCCTATCAAATCCAGAATACCTAGCGATTTCCTATGGTGGCTATCGCGATACCACGCGTACCATACAGCCTACCATACCGCAGCTCAAAGATGATTTGAAAATTCTATCTGCTATGGGCGTTAGAATTTTACGCACCTACAATATGCAGTTGCCGCACGCCACAAATGTGGTTAAGGCCATCGCACAACTCAAGCAGGAACAACCTGGTTTTGAAATGTATGTGATGTTGGGAGCATGGATTGATTGTAAGAACGCCTGGACGGATAAGGCACCTGACCATAATGTAGAGAGTGAGCTTAACGCTGCCGAAATTGATCGGGCTGTCGCGCTAGCTAAGGAATATCCTGAAATCATCAAGATCATTGCGGTAGGTAACGAGGCCATGGTCAAATGGGCTACCAGTTATTATGTACAGCCAGCGGTCATCCTTAAATGGGTCAATCACTTGCAAAATCTCAAAGCCAAAGGAGAACTGCCTAAGGATCTATGGATCACCAGTTCAGATAATTTTGCCTCTTGGGGCGGCGGCGAGGACCTATATCATGTACCAGAACTAGAAGAGCTTATTAAGGCTGTGGATTATATTTCCATGCATACCTATCCCATGCACGATACTCATTACAATCCTGTGTTTTGGGGAGTTTCTCCTAAAAACATGCTGTTGTCCAAAAAGCAAAAAGTTGAAAATGCAATGATCAGGTCGGTCAATTATGCCAAGGATCAATACAACAGTGTTCAAGCATACATGACATCGCTAGGCGTTAATAAGCCTATACATATAGGAGAAACAGGCTGGGCGACCTATGCCAACGATCTTTATGGTGATGAAGGTTCCCACGCGGCAGATCAGTACAAGTCAGGTCGTTATTATCACTTGATGAGAGAATGGACCACATCAAACAATATTTCCTGTTTTTATTTTGAGGCCTTTGATGAACAATGGAAGGATGCTGGAAATCCTCAAGGGTCAGAGAATCATTTTGGTCTTTTCAATATCGATGGTGAGGCAAAATATGCGATGTGGAATCTGGTGGATGAAGGAACGTTTGAAGGACTTACCAGAAATGGTCATGCGATTACCAAAAGTTTTGATGGTGACGAGAAAAAATTACTGGGCCACGTTAAACTGCCGCCAGTGCGACTAAATTTTAAAGGCTATGAATAAATGGATATACAGATCAAAAGGAATATGGTCAGCCATTTTTATAATGACATTGATGAGTTGTAAAGAAACCAAAGAATCAGATGCTGCCCTAAATGTGGAGATCTACGAGACCTCTGCAGCTGGAAATCAGCTTGCTAAAATAGAAGCGTCGCAGGATTCTAAGAGCGACCGCATCATAACTATTGACGACCAAAAAACCTATCAAACCATTACTGGATTTGGCGGCGCTTTTACTGAATCTTCGGCCTATTTACTCAATCGATTGAGTAAAAAAAATCGGGACACGATTATCGACGCCTACTTCTCTCGAGAAGGAGCCAATTACTCGCTAACGCGCACGCACATGAACAGTTGCGATTTCTCGTTGGATCAATATTCATACTCACCAGTAGAGGATGATATGGAATTGGAACACTTTACGATTGAGGAAGATCGTGACGATTTAATTCCCATGATCAAGGATGCCATGGCAGCCTCACAAGATGGTTTCAAAATATTTGCCTCACCATGGACCGCAGCGCCATGGATGAAAGACAACAACGCATGGGTAGGCGGCAGTTTATTGCCTAAATACTACGACACATGGGCTCTTTTCTTTTCAAAATACATCGATGCCTACGAGGCAGAAGGTATTCCCATCTGGGGATTTACGGTAGAGAATGAACCACACGGCAACGGGAACAACTGGGAAAGCATGCATTTTACACCTAAGGAAATGACAGATTTTGTTCAGTTTCACTTGGGACCTAAACTTGAAGCCGATGGTTATGGTGATAAGATCATATTAGGATACGATCAGAATAGAGCTGGATTAAGAGAATGGGTAGATGTGATGTATGAAAATGAAGAAACTTCTAAATATTTTGACGGTACGGCGATCCACTGGTATGAAAGTACTTATGAAGTTTTTCCAGAAGAATTACAATATGCGCATAACAAGGCACCAGATAAGTATTTGATTGAAACAGAAGGTTGTGTGGATTCTGAAATCCCGCACTGGAGAGATGACGCATGGTATTGGTCCAAGGAAGCCACGGATTGGGGTTGGGACTGGGCCAGTGAAGAGCAAAAATATTTGCATCCCAAATATGCGCCGGTTAACCGCTATGCGCGCGACATTATAGGTTGTCTCAACAACTGGGTAGATGGATGGGTAGACTGGAACATGGTGCTGGATAGGCAAGGTGGTCCCAACTGGTTTGAGAACTGGTGTGTAGCACCTGTTATTGTAGATCCAGATGCAGATGAGGTCTATTTCACGCCTTTATATTACACGATGGCTCACTTCAGCAAATTTATCAGGCCAGGTGCGCAAATGATAGAGGTAGATAATCCAGATAAGGATCTCGTTGCTACGGCAGCCAAGAATCCTGACGGAAGCATTGCATTCGTCATTTTCAATGAAGGAATGGAGCAGAAGGATTATACATTACGCTTTCGCGAAAGCGAGATCAACATCAAGCTAGGCCCACAAAGCTTACAGACCGTAGTCCTACCAAACAACTAACTTAAACCATCACATTATGTCCACTGCAAAAAACAAAGTTCATTTCGGTCAGAAGGTAGCCTTTGGTTTAGGGATGCTGGCCAATCAAATGTTTCCAGCTGCGCTGGGAATATTCATGGTAGTATTGGTTCAAAACTTGGGTTTCCCTACCTGGATGTGGGGAATCTTGTTCTTTTTACCACGCGTTTTTGATTCCATTACAGATCCCATTATGGGATTCATTTCTGATAATACAAGGTCAGTTTGGGGTAGACGTAGGCAGTATGTTTTTATTGGTGCCATAGTAATGGGAATCTCCTTTTCCATGATGTGGCAGTTGTATGAAGTGGATAGCTTGAGTTATAATTTTACCTATTTCCTGCTATGGTCGCTGGTCTTTTATTTGGGTTTAACGGTTTTTAGCGTGCCTTATGTGGCGATGGGTTATGAGATGAGCGATGATTTTCACGAGCGAACAGATATCATGGCTGTGGCTCAATGGATAGGGCAATGGGCTTGGGTGATTGCACCATGGTTTTGGGTGATCATGTACGATCCAGATTGGTTTGAAAACGCCGCTGTCGCAACACGTACCATAGCTATATGGGTGGCTGTGATTTGTGCGATTTTGGCAATGATTCCAGCATTTTTTGTAGACAGTAAATCCACTAAAGATGATGATAGCCTGGCGCCATTAACGCTTAAAACAGTTGGTGGTAGTTTAAAGGAAATTGTGGAGAATTTTAAAGAGGCCTTTAAAATTGACGACTTTAAAAGGTTGTGTTATGCTACATTTCTGATATTCAACGCTTTTAACACGGTAGCTGGTTTTTCATTCTTTATAGTCGTCTACTATTTGTTTGCAGGTGATGCCGCAGCTGCTGGAATATGGCCTACGCTTTTGGGCAGTATAGGTGCGTTGGTAACAACCTTCTTGGTAATTCCGATAGTGGCAAGAATGTCCAAAAAACTAGGTAAGAAGAAAGCCTTTTTAGTATCTCAGGGAATTTCAATTCTAGGCTACATCATGCTATGGTTCTTATTTGTGCCTGGAAAGCCTTATCTATTCTTGTTTGCACTACCATTTTTCTCTTTTGGTATAGGTAGTTTATTTACACTGATGATGTCCATGACTTCTGATGTTATTGATGTGGATGAGCTCAACACTGGAAAGCGTCGAGAAGGAGTTTTTGGTGCAATCTATTGGTGGATGGTGAAATTTGGATTTGCGATCGCAGGTTTATTAACTGGAGCCATAATGACTTTAGTAGGCTTCGTTCCTGATGCTGAAAATACAGAAGCATCCGTTACAGGAATTAGATTGTTCTATTCTGGTTTGCCTATTGCTGGAACATTAGGTGCCATGTGGATCATGCGTAAATATGAATTAACTGAGCAGAAATCTCACGTCATTAGTGCAGAACTTGCCAAACGAAGAATGAGAAAAGCTATTAGACCTACATCATCCTTCTATGCACTTAACAAGCTCAAATCATTAATCGCCATCAATAGCGAGGCAAATTATCCAACCGATGTGGA includes these proteins:
- a CDS encoding glycosyl hydrolase family 17 protein, translating into MRTRITSMIAMLLLLAMGCKDVAPNQIPVTEEKSMTASDILSNPEYLAISYGGYRDTTRTIQPTIPQLKDDLKILSAMGVRILRTYNMQLPHATNVVKAIAQLKQEQPGFEMYVMLGAWIDCKNAWTDKAPDHNVESELNAAEIDRAVALAKEYPEIIKIIAVGNEAMVKWATSYYVQPAVILKWVNHLQNLKAKGELPKDLWITSSDNFASWGGGEDLYHVPELEELIKAVDYISMHTYPMHDTHYNPVFWGVSPKNMLLSKKQKVENAMIRSVNYAKDQYNSVQAYMTSLGVNKPIHIGETGWATYANDLYGDEGSHAADQYKSGRYYHLMREWTTSNNISCFYFEAFDEQWKDAGNPQGSENHFGLFNIDGEAKYAMWNLVDEGTFEGLTRNGHAITKSFDGDEKKLLGHVKLPPVRLNFKGYE
- a CDS encoding glycoside hydrolase family 30 protein encodes the protein MTLMSCKETKESDAALNVEIYETSAAGNQLAKIEASQDSKSDRIITIDDQKTYQTITGFGGAFTESSAYLLNRLSKKNRDTIIDAYFSREGANYSLTRTHMNSCDFSLDQYSYSPVEDDMELEHFTIEEDRDDLIPMIKDAMAASQDGFKIFASPWTAAPWMKDNNAWVGGSLLPKYYDTWALFFSKYIDAYEAEGIPIWGFTVENEPHGNGNNWESMHFTPKEMTDFVQFHLGPKLEADGYGDKIILGYDQNRAGLREWVDVMYENEETSKYFDGTAIHWYESTYEVFPEELQYAHNKAPDKYLIETEGCVDSEIPHWRDDAWYWSKEATDWGWDWASEEQKYLHPKYAPVNRYARDIIGCLNNWVDGWVDWNMVLDRQGGPNWFENWCVAPVIVDPDADEVYFTPLYYTMAHFSKFIRPGAQMIEVDNPDKDLVATAAKNPDGSIAFVIFNEGMEQKDYTLRFRESEINIKLGPQSLQTVVLPNN
- a CDS encoding MFS transporter, encoding MSTAKNKVHFGQKVAFGLGMLANQMFPAALGIFMVVLVQNLGFPTWMWGILFFLPRVFDSITDPIMGFISDNTRSVWGRRRQYVFIGAIVMGISFSMMWQLYEVDSLSYNFTYFLLWSLVFYLGLTVFSVPYVAMGYEMSDDFHERTDIMAVAQWIGQWAWVIAPWFWVIMYDPDWFENAAVATRTIAIWVAVICAILAMIPAFFVDSKSTKDDDSLAPLTLKTVGGSLKEIVENFKEAFKIDDFKRLCYATFLIFNAFNTVAGFSFFIVVYYLFAGDAAAAGIWPTLLGSIGALVTTFLVIPIVARMSKKLGKKKAFLVSQGISILGYIMLWFLFVPGKPYLFLFALPFFSFGIGSLFTLMMSMTSDVIDVDELNTGKRREGVFGAIYWWMVKFGFAIAGLLTGAIMTLVGFVPDAENTEASVTGIRLFYSGLPIAGTLGAMWIMRKYELTEQKSHVISAELAKRRMRKAIRPTSSFYALNKLKSLIAINSEANYPTDVESELSDDDLAARFHQTLNAGVHGLCFSPYLEGQNIGDQLTGTQIDGRMEVIQPYTKWVRSFSCTDGNELIPVSARSKGIKSIAGAWISNDRDRNELEIAGLLKQAKSGMVDIAVVGNEVLLREDLSVTELIEYIRRVKAELPNLKVGYVDAYYQFVENPELIDEVDVILANCYPFWEGCHIDKSTAYLDGMYSAVLEVSQGKQVIVSETGWPNQGKENQDAVPSKENAMRYFINVNNWSSQKDVETFYFSSFDESWKARQEGEVGARWGIWDKNENLKY